A stretch of Elgaria multicarinata webbii isolate HBS135686 ecotype San Diego chromosome 5, rElgMul1.1.pri, whole genome shotgun sequence DNA encodes these proteins:
- the GDF2 gene encoding growth/differentiation factor 2 → MYYCGTLALLNVIVIHLTSVEPMEDRGRLLTMENSHQYSGHLGNVEGEAHFDFKAFLENLKADLLRNLNLSEIPSQEKMKEEPPQFMIDLYNRYTKDKSSSPISNIVRSFSPEDIASLPSIEMNPFQKYTLLFNVSIPWHEEVTRAELRIHIVCQKEAECFSHFQGNVVIYDVLEGNHYEKAKDIKSFLFSKEIQECGWVIFDVSGTVQRWVKTEKTKAISQLEIALESYVQSDLTCGNLHISVTTDSNHLPLLIVFSNDHGNRIKENHMELQEMMVHEQESVLHLVKNNTAHKQNALSAHGIRLPSSRSKRSVEINHCRRTSLRVNFKEIGWNWIIAPQDYEAFECKGGCFFPLTDNVTPTKHAIVQTLVHYKNPKKAAKACCVPTKLDAISLLYKDDAGIPTLKYHYEGMTVAECGCR, encoded by the exons GAACGTCATTGTCATTCATTTGACAAGTGTCGAACCCATGGAAGACCGAGGCAGGTTACTTACAATGGAAAACTCTCACCAATACTCTGGTCACCTTGGAAATGTGGAGGGAGAAGCCCATTTTGACTTTAAGGCTTTCCTGGAGAACCTGAAAGCTGATCTTTTGAGGAACTTGAATTTATCAGAAATACCTTCACAAGAGAAGATGAAAGAGGAACCACCTCAATTTATGATTGATTTGTATAACAGATATACCAAGGACAAGTCATCCAGCCCCATATCCAACATTGTACGCAGCTTCAGTCCTGAAG ATATTGCTTCTCTCCCTTCAATAGAAATGAATCCATTTCAGAAATACACCTTGCTTTTCAATGTCTCCATCCCATGGCATGAAGAAGTTACCAGAGCTGAACTGAGAATTCACATTGTTTGCCAGAAGGAGGCAGAGTGTTTCTCTCACTTTCAAGGAAATGTGGTCATTTATGATGTCCTTGAAGGAAATCATTACGAGAAGGCAAAAGACATCAAATCCTTCCTATTCTCCAAAGAAATCCAAGAATGTGGCTGGGTGATCTTTGATGTGTCTGGCACTGTTCAAAGATGGGtcaaaacagaaaaaacaaaggctATCAGTCAGCTGGAGATTGCTCTGGAGAGTTATGTTCAAAGTGATCTTACCTGTGGGAATCTGCACATCAGTGTAACCACAGATTCCAACCATCTGCCCTTGCTGATAGTGTTTTCCAATGACCATGGTAACAGAATTAAGGAGAACCACATGGAACTTCAGGAAATGATGGTGCATGAACAGGAAAGTGTGCTTCACTTAGTAAAGAACAACACTGCCCACAAACAGAATGCTTTGTCTGCCCATGGGATCCGCCTTCCTTCATCCAGAAGCAAACGGAGTGTTGAAATCAACCACTGTCGGAGAACTTCTCTCCGTGTGAACTTCAAAGAAATTGGCTGGAACTGGATCATTGCACCCCAAGATTATGAGGCATTTGAGTGCAAAGGTGGCTGCTTCTTTCCTTTGACTGATAATGTCACCCCAACCAAACATGCTATCGTCCAGACTTTGGTGCACTACAAGAACCCCAAGAAAGCAGCCAAAGCCTGTTGTGTCCCCACTAAGCTGGATGCAATTTCCTTGCTTTATAAAGATGATGCTGGAATCCCCACTCTCAAATACCACTATGAGGGGATGACAGTAGCAGAATGTGGCTGCAGGTAG